One segment of Alistipes finegoldii DSM 17242 DNA contains the following:
- a CDS encoding sialyltransferase — MLSHDKPSYFYYTRSRTFDPDKFPPHVKVTTAADRTSDATEAEKDAMCREMKRRVLEINKADPTAVFSLYVDDLRCRLGYDWFVAQGIDSARVKVSLLSDGTATYNNFYNYFGDPATAQQNWETYAAEVEALDWNHGGRYPETRAEFELESWTWPYYLATRPGYRLVMQNGSLLESSCPFITDKLREMQIEDIQPYEMLSALSESARRLFYDMAGFDYDKFAALFDASPKGNLIIIGTSHQNAASEQQQRDYVARIVGQYGAAYDIFFKPHPADTSSASYETDFPGLTLLPGQMPFEIFVWSLMDHVDMIGGYPSTVFLTVPVDKVRFIFAPDAESLVRPLNLLFRDAANVEWMQ; from the coding sequence GTGCTGTCCCACGACAAACCGAGTTATTTCTATTATACGCGTTCGAGAACGTTCGACCCGGATAAGTTCCCGCCGCATGTCAAAGTCACGACGGCGGCCGACCGGACCTCGGATGCCACCGAAGCCGAAAAGGACGCGATGTGCCGCGAAATGAAACGGCGTGTTCTGGAGATCAACAAGGCCGATCCGACGGCCGTCTTCAGTCTCTATGTGGACGACCTGCGCTGCCGTCTGGGTTACGACTGGTTCGTGGCGCAGGGAATCGACTCCGCGCGGGTGAAGGTGAGCCTGCTTTCGGACGGAACGGCGACATACAACAACTTTTACAACTATTTCGGCGATCCGGCCACGGCTCAGCAGAACTGGGAAACCTATGCCGCGGAGGTCGAGGCGCTCGACTGGAATCACGGGGGACGTTATCCCGAAACCCGTGCCGAGTTCGAACTCGAATCGTGGACGTGGCCTTACTACCTCGCGACCCGTCCCGGCTATCGCTTGGTGATGCAGAACGGGTCGCTGCTCGAAAGCTCCTGCCCGTTCATTACCGACAAACTTCGTGAAATGCAGATCGAAGATATTCAGCCCTACGAGATGCTGTCGGCACTGTCCGAATCGGCCCGCAGGCTGTTCTACGACATGGCGGGCTTCGATTACGACAAATTCGCCGCCCTGTTCGACGCTTCTCCCAAAGGCAACCTGATCATCATCGGAACGAGCCATCAGAACGCCGCGAGCGAACAGCAGCAGCGCGATTACGTGGCGCGGATCGTCGGACAGTACGGCGCAGCGTACGACATTTTCTTCAAGCCTCATCCCGCCGACACCTCTTCGGCGTCGTACGAAACCGACTTTCCGGGTCTGACGCTGCTTCCCGGTCAGATGCCGTTCGAGATTTTCGTCTGGTCGCTGATGGATCACGTCGATATGATCGGCGGTTATCCCTCGACGGTTTTCCTGACGGTGCCCGTCGATAAGGTGCGGTTCATCTTCGCTCCGGATGCCGAGAGTCTGGTGCGGCCGCTCAACCTGCTGTTCCGCGACGCGGCGAACGTCGAGTGGATGCAGTAA
- a CDS encoding BACON domain-containing protein: MKRLFSALLCLALIAGSAACSDDETTRPVLVVNAGESFLSLDALARAGKISVTSSLPWRVTAAAGDKWFTLSATEGPAGYSEIEVTFDRNEGPARSAQLAFASEDLIVPFVMSQSAPKDGYDARRITIFMPDSARCRPLCRIACAVPRQTELFLLYAFENVRPG; encoded by the coding sequence ATGAAAAGATTGTTTTCGGCCCTCCTTTGTCTGGCCCTGATCGCGGGATCGGCGGCGTGCAGCGACGACGAAACGACCCGTCCCGTGCTGGTTGTCAACGCCGGCGAGAGTTTTCTGTCGCTCGACGCACTGGCCCGCGCCGGCAAGATCTCCGTAACTTCGTCGCTGCCGTGGCGCGTGACGGCCGCCGCCGGGGACAAGTGGTTTACGCTCTCCGCCACGGAAGGCCCGGCGGGATATTCCGAGATCGAGGTGACCTTCGACCGGAACGAAGGCCCCGCCCGCAGTGCGCAGCTGGCTTTTGCCAGCGAGGACCTGATCGTGCCGTTCGTCATGTCGCAGAGCGCGCCGAAGGACGGTTACGACGCGCGCCGGATTACTATTTTTATGCCGGATTCGGCACGATGCCGCCCTCTATGCCGGATTGCATGTGCTGTCCCACGACAAACCGAGTTATTTCTATTATACGCGTTCGAGAACGTTCGACCCGGATAA
- the rsmH gene encoding 16S rRNA (cytosine(1402)-N(4))-methyltransferase RsmH, producing MSQYHTPVLLEESVDLLAVDPAGTYVDLTFGGGGHSRRILEKLGPGGRLYAFDQDRDTRANCPDDGRFHYVESNFRFLRGALRLREVEQVDGILADLGVSSHHFDAVERGFSFRGEAPLDMRMNQRGALTAARVVNGYPADALTRLLGDWGELETPWKIANCIVRAREAAPIETTAQLVEAVKPCTPKKDESKFLTKLFQALRIEVNGEMEALKMALEQSLKVLRPGGRLVVISYHSLEDRLVKNFLRSGNFSGSVEKDFFGRALTPFELITRKAVVPTAEELERNPRSRSAKLRAAAKRENE from the coding sequence ATGTCTCAGTATCATACACCTGTCCTTCTGGAGGAGTCCGTAGACCTGCTCGCCGTAGACCCTGCGGGCACTTACGTGGACCTCACTTTCGGCGGGGGCGGCCATTCGCGCCGCATCCTCGAAAAGCTGGGTCCCGGCGGGAGACTCTACGCTTTCGATCAGGACCGCGACACACGCGCGAACTGTCCCGACGACGGGCGGTTCCACTACGTCGAGAGCAACTTCCGCTTTCTGCGCGGGGCGCTGCGGCTGCGGGAGGTGGAGCAGGTGGACGGCATTCTGGCCGATCTGGGCGTCTCGTCGCACCATTTCGACGCCGTGGAGCGGGGTTTCTCGTTCCGGGGCGAAGCGCCGCTGGACATGCGCATGAACCAGCGGGGCGCGCTGACGGCGGCCCGCGTCGTGAACGGCTATCCGGCCGACGCGCTGACGCGTCTGCTGGGAGACTGGGGCGAGCTGGAGACCCCGTGGAAAATCGCCAACTGCATCGTCCGGGCACGGGAAGCCGCACCGATCGAGACCACGGCGCAGCTGGTCGAGGCCGTGAAGCCCTGCACCCCGAAAAAAGACGAGTCGAAGTTCCTGACCAAGCTTTTTCAGGCGCTGCGCATCGAGGTCAACGGCGAAATGGAGGCGCTCAAAATGGCGCTGGAGCAGAGTCTCAAGGTACTGCGTCCCGGCGGGCGGCTGGTCGTCATCTCGTACCACTCGCTCGAAGACCGGCTGGTCAAGAACTTCCTGCGCAGCGGGAATTTCTCAGGCTCGGTGGAGAAAGACTTTTTCGGACGCGCCCTCACGCCGTTCGAACTCATAACGCGCAAGGCCGTGGTCCCCACGGCCGAAGAGTTGGAACGCAACCCCCGGTCGCGCTCGGCCAAGCTGCGCGCGGCCGCAAAACGGGAGAACGAATAA
- a CDS encoding 1-acyl-sn-glycerol-3-phosphate acyltransferase — translation MPRIDIGAVLADKAPRLARWIPGFVIGWLRRTIHESEINYILEHYWNLPPQEFIRACFREWQVTYTVEGLEKLDPKGRYLFAANHPFGGMDGMMLADKLIDRFGDARVVVNDLLMHLEPLRPLWIPVNKHGSQNSAYARKFDEEFVGEVPILTFPAGLCSRCIGGEVTDLPWKTNFLKKAYASQREIVPVFVEGRLSNFFYRVARLRVMLGLKLNIEMLWLPDEMFSQKGRHFRIFVGDPIPVSELQRYGGLREQAEFVRKKAYFLENMLAPEPEKR, via the coding sequence ATGCCCAGAATAGATATCGGAGCAGTACTTGCCGACAAAGCCCCGCGGCTGGCCCGCTGGATTCCCGGCTTCGTCATCGGCTGGCTCCGCCGCACGATTCACGAGTCGGAGATCAATTATATCCTCGAACACTACTGGAACCTGCCCCCGCAGGAGTTTATCCGCGCCTGCTTCAGGGAGTGGCAGGTGACCTATACGGTCGAGGGGCTCGAAAAGCTCGATCCCAAGGGCCGCTATCTGTTCGCCGCGAACCATCCTTTCGGCGGCATGGACGGCATGATGCTCGCCGACAAGCTGATAGACCGCTTCGGCGACGCCCGCGTGGTGGTCAACGACCTGCTGATGCACCTCGAACCGCTGCGGCCGCTGTGGATTCCGGTGAACAAGCACGGTTCGCAGAACAGCGCCTACGCCCGCAAATTCGACGAGGAGTTCGTCGGCGAAGTGCCGATCCTGACCTTCCCGGCGGGGCTCTGCTCGCGCTGCATCGGGGGCGAGGTGACCGACCTGCCGTGGAAAACCAACTTCCTGAAAAAGGCCTACGCTTCGCAGCGCGAGATCGTGCCGGTGTTCGTCGAAGGACGGCTGTCGAACTTCTTCTACCGCGTGGCCCGGCTGCGCGTGATGCTGGGGCTGAAGCTCAATATCGAGATGCTCTGGCTGCCCGACGAAATGTTTTCCCAAAAGGGCCGGCACTTCCGCATTTTCGTGGGCGACCCGATTCCCGTCTCCGAGCTGCAGCGTTACGGCGGACTCCGCGAGCAGGCCGAATTCGTACGCAAAAAGGCGTATTTTTTGGAAAATATGCTCGCGCCGGAACCGGAAAAACGCTAA
- a CDS encoding FtsL-like putative cell division protein produces the protein MFKDHEFDPVTPEEEARRRQEEEFARRVRREVLRIERGEADEDIRADMEREEEEKAEEEERQRRERRRKASTFWQLFSGTILVHEGVSKYYPYMLSIAGMFFLSIAVMFTTLHLDMKYSRLEREVQILRERSIRLQEQRYRRTTHSAIVERLRERGIELIDPPAPGEIIEN, from the coding sequence ATGTTCAAGGACCACGAATTCGACCCGGTAACCCCCGAAGAGGAGGCCCGCCGCAGGCAGGAGGAGGAATTCGCCCGCCGCGTGCGGCGCGAGGTGCTGCGCATCGAGCGGGGCGAAGCCGACGAGGACATCCGCGCCGACATGGAACGCGAAGAGGAGGAGAAGGCCGAAGAGGAGGAGCGCCAGCGCCGGGAGCGCCGCCGCAAGGCCAGCACCTTCTGGCAGCTCTTCTCAGGTACGATCCTCGTCCACGAGGGAGTCTCGAAATACTATCCCTACATGCTCTCGATCGCGGGCATGTTCTTTTTGAGCATCGCCGTGATGTTCACCACCCTGCATCTGGACATGAAATACTCGCGCCTCGAACGCGAAGTGCAGATCCTGCGCGAACGCTCGATCCGCCTGCAGGAACAGCGTTACCGCCGCACCACCCACTCGGCCATCGTCGAACGGCTGCGCGAACGCGGCATCGAGCTTATCGACCCGCCGGCGCCGGGCGAAATCATCGAAAACTGA
- a CDS encoding GNAT family N-acetyltransferase, whose protein sequence is MQQRQMEAIIPPVEREQLRAELTPERKARDTKKAGNEIYIFSAAECPSLMREIGRLREIAFRGAGGGTGKELDIDAEDLAEDGYYQLIVWDPAAEEIVGGYRFIICTDEYPRHLSTEHYFRFSDKFRRKYLPRTIELGRSFVQPSYQARGNAKSIYALDNLWDGLGALIVLDPRAKYLFGKVTMYTTYKAVARNALIWFLRRYFPDRDNLVEGIHPLRLDLDDPYYEQLFTGQTYQENYRILIQKIREFNENIPPLINAYMNLSPTMRVFDTVSNPDFGGVEETGILVTIRDIYPEKRERYTRWLGWQANLQYRRELFRKRVREHLDRIKKRKGE, encoded by the coding sequence ATGCAACAGAGACAGATGGAAGCCATCATACCTCCCGTTGAAAGGGAACAGCTCCGCGCCGAACTGACGCCGGAGCGCAAGGCCCGCGATACGAAGAAGGCCGGGAACGAGATTTATATCTTCTCGGCCGCCGAGTGTCCGTCGCTGATGCGCGAGATCGGCCGCCTGCGCGAAATCGCGTTCCGCGGCGCGGGTGGCGGCACGGGCAAGGAGCTGGACATCGACGCCGAAGATCTGGCCGAGGACGGCTACTACCAGCTGATCGTGTGGGACCCCGCCGCCGAAGAGATCGTCGGCGGCTACCGTTTCATCATCTGCACGGACGAATATCCGCGGCATCTCTCGACCGAACACTATTTCCGCTTCAGCGACAAGTTCCGCCGCAAATACCTGCCCCGCACCATCGAACTGGGCCGTTCGTTCGTGCAGCCCTCCTATCAGGCGCGCGGCAACGCCAAAAGCATTTATGCGCTGGACAACCTCTGGGACGGGCTCGGTGCGCTGATCGTGCTGGACCCCCGCGCCAAATACCTTTTCGGCAAGGTGACGATGTACACGACCTACAAGGCTGTGGCCCGCAACGCCCTGATCTGGTTCCTGCGCCGTTACTTCCCCGACCGGGACAACCTCGTCGAGGGCATCCATCCGCTCCGGCTCGATCTGGACGACCCTTATTACGAGCAGCTCTTCACGGGGCAGACCTATCAGGAGAATTACCGCATTCTGATTCAGAAAATCCGCGAGTTCAACGAGAACATTCCGCCGCTGATCAACGCATACATGAACCTTTCGCCCACGATGCGGGTTTTCGATACGGTGTCGAATCCCGATTTCGGCGGTGTCGAGGAGACGGGCATTCTGGTCACGATACGCGACATCTATCCCGAAAAACGGGAGCGTTATACCCGCTGGCTGGGGTGGCAGGCCAATCTGCAGTACCGCCGCGAGCTTTTCCGCAAACGGGTGCGCGAGCATTTGGACCGGATCAAGAAACGCAAAGGCGAATGA